From a region of the Streptococcus ruminantium genome:
- the mnmE gene encoding tRNA uridine-5-carboxymethylaminomethyl(34) synthesis GTPase MnmE produces the protein MITKEFDTIAAISTPLGEGAIGIVRLSGTDAFTIASKVFKGKDLATVPSHTLNYGHIIDPANGQVLDEVMLGVMRSPRTFTREDVIEINTHGGIAITNEILQLLIRQGARMAEPGEFTKRAFLNGRVDLTQAEAVMDVIRAKTDKAMYNAVRQLDGSLSQLINDTRQEILNTLAQVEVNIDYPEYDDVEEATTELIREKTLQFQMLLEQLLSTARRGKILREGIATAIIGRPNVGKSSLLNNLLREEKAIVTNIEGTTRDIIEEYVNINGVPLKLIDTAGIRETDDIVERIGVERSKKALEEADLILLVLNAAEPLTEQDRKLLAISNLANRIILLNKTDLEEKIEADQLPNDVIRISVLKNQNITQIEEKINQLFFENAGLVEQDATYLSNSRHISLIEQAVQSLQAVNDGLEMGMPVDLLQVDLTRCWQILGEITGDAAPDELITQLFSQFCLGK, from the coding sequence ATGATTACCAAAGAATTTGATACTATCGCTGCTATTTCTACCCCACTAGGTGAGGGAGCCATCGGTATTGTTCGCCTGTCTGGAACAGATGCTTTTACGATTGCAAGCAAGGTTTTTAAAGGTAAGGATCTGGCGACAGTTCCTAGCCACACGTTAAACTATGGGCATATTATTGATCCAGCCAATGGTCAGGTACTAGACGAAGTTATGCTTGGAGTCATGCGTTCGCCACGTACCTTTACACGTGAAGATGTCATTGAAATCAATACCCATGGTGGAATTGCTATAACAAACGAAATCCTTCAACTCCTCATTCGACAAGGAGCTAGAATGGCTGAACCGGGTGAATTTACCAAGAGAGCCTTCCTAAATGGTCGAGTTGATTTAACACAAGCAGAAGCTGTCATGGACGTGATTCGAGCCAAAACTGACAAGGCTATGTACAATGCAGTTCGCCAGTTGGATGGCTCGCTCTCTCAACTTATCAACGATACTCGTCAAGAAATTCTAAATACCTTGGCTCAAGTCGAGGTGAATATTGACTATCCTGAGTATGATGATGTTGAAGAAGCAACTACAGAGCTAATCCGTGAAAAGACTCTCCAATTCCAGATGCTGTTGGAGCAACTTCTCAGTACTGCCCGTCGGGGAAAAATTTTACGCGAAGGAATTGCTACTGCTATTATTGGCCGACCCAATGTTGGTAAATCTAGTCTACTCAACAATCTCCTGCGCGAAGAAAAAGCCATCGTAACCAATATCGAAGGAACAACGCGTGACATCATCGAGGAATATGTGAATATCAACGGTGTTCCCCTCAAGCTAATTGACACAGCAGGTATCCGTGAAACAGATGACATTGTTGAACGAATTGGAGTCGAACGTTCCAAAAAAGCCCTTGAAGAAGCCGACCTCATCCTCCTTGTTCTTAATGCAGCCGAGCCGCTCACCGAGCAAGATAGAAAGCTGTTAGCCATCTCTAACCTAGCTAATCGCATCATTCTGCTCAACAAGACAGATCTAGAGGAAAAAATCGAAGCAGATCAATTACCAAATGATGTCATTCGCATCTCGGTTTTAAAGAATCAGAATATCACTCAAATCGAAGAAAAAATCAACCAGCTCTTCTTTGAAAATGCAGGTTTGGTGGAACAAGATGCCACTTATCTATCTAATTCTCGCCACATTTCCCTCATAGAACAGGCTGTTCAAAGCCTACAAGCTGTCAACGATGGATTAGAGATGGGAATGCCTGTTGACCTACTGCAAGTTGATTTAACCCGTTGTTGGCAAATTTTAGGAGAAATTACAGGTGATGCTGCTCCGGATGAACTCATCACCCAACTCTTTAGTCAATTCTGCCTCGGAAAATAA
- a CDS encoding LemA family protein encodes MNKKWLIILIPVLALLFLGMGAIGQYNGLVDSYAEVENAQANVNTQLQRRYDLIPNVVSAVKGAMKHEEKIFIAIADARAKIGSSKQGSAEYNQAQGQLDSAVSRLLVVAENYPQLTANQQVSNLITELEGTENRLLVARKDYNAVATTYNKKIRRFPTSIYANIFGYKKVELFQASNDATTTVPSVDLGDKE; translated from the coding sequence ATGAATAAAAAATGGTTGATTATCCTTATTCCAGTTTTAGCTTTGCTATTTTTGGGAATGGGAGCGATCGGACAGTACAATGGTCTGGTAGATAGTTATGCAGAGGTAGAAAATGCCCAAGCAAATGTGAATACCCAATTGCAACGGCGGTATGATTTGATTCCCAATGTGGTTTCTGCTGTTAAAGGAGCCATGAAACATGAAGAAAAGATTTTTATAGCCATTGCAGATGCTCGGGCCAAAATTGGTTCCAGTAAACAGGGATCAGCAGAATACAATCAGGCTCAAGGTCAGTTGGATTCCGCTGTATCAAGACTTTTGGTGGTGGCGGAAAACTATCCGCAACTAACTGCCAATCAGCAGGTATCTAATTTAATTACTGAGCTTGAAGGGACAGAAAATCGACTCTTGGTAGCTCGTAAGGATTATAATGCAGTAGCAACAACGTATAATAAAAAAATCAGACGTTTTCCAACTTCGATCTATGCCAATATATTTGGTTATAAAAAAGTTGAACTATTTCAAGCAAGCAATGATGCTACAACTACAGTACCAAGTGTTGATTTAGGGGATAAGGAATAA
- a CDS encoding TPM domain-containing protein: protein MRKWKNNIIGYLIILIISFSFAPKLVSADLIPEKPIDTTVVDETKLLSTETIATIDQLNRSWAATEQRLQVGVYMKEQLSSDIESLANETFRRWQIGFSGTNNGILLVIAIADRAFRIETSDNAAIVLPDIVAKKILDNAREFFRQKDYNGGVSYIVQSIGDRFYGTSDAKNQLAALEKHNSSEGDGFSIFLVVIFVAIILFVIDKSGRGGGGTGSLLWMLVNDHQHYRNNHSSSSSSSDFGGGWSGGGGGGGGASSGW from the coding sequence ATGAGAAAATGGAAAAATAATATTATCGGTTATTTAATAATCTTGATTATAAGCTTTTCTTTTGCTCCCAAGTTGGTCAGTGCCGATCTGATTCCTGAAAAACCGATTGATACTACAGTAGTTGATGAGACAAAACTACTGTCTACAGAAACCATCGCAACGATTGATCAACTCAATCGAAGTTGGGCGGCAACCGAACAACGCTTGCAGGTTGGTGTCTATATGAAAGAGCAGCTGTCAAGTGATATTGAAAGTTTAGCTAATGAAACCTTTCGACGTTGGCAGATTGGATTTTCTGGGACAAACAATGGCATTTTGCTGGTTATTGCTATAGCTGATAGGGCATTTCGTATAGAGACATCAGACAATGCCGCTATAGTTTTGCCAGATATTGTGGCAAAGAAGATTCTGGACAATGCTAGGGAATTTTTTCGTCAGAAAGATTATAACGGTGGGGTGTCCTATATTGTTCAGTCCATCGGTGATCGATTTTATGGAACGAGTGACGCTAAAAATCAACTAGCAGCTTTGGAGAAACACAATAGCTCGGAGGGCGATGGCTTTAGCATCTTTCTAGTTGTCATTTTCGTGGCCATCATTTTGTTTGTCATAGATAAATCTGGCCGTGGTGGTGGTGGAACTGGAAGTCTCCTTTGGATGTTAGTAAATGACCATCAGCATTATAGAAATAATCACTCTTCTAGCTCATCATCCTCTGACTTCGGAGGAGGCTGGTCTGGAGGGGGTGGTGGCGGTGGCGGCGCTTCCTCAGGCTGGTAG
- the pepV gene encoding dipeptidase PepV yields the protein MTVNFRTEVDKRKDEFMADLFDLLRINSERDDSQADAKHPFGPGPVHALNKFLEIADRDGYPTTNVDNYAGHFEFGEGDEVLGIFGHLDVVPAGSGWDTDPYEPQIIDGKLFARGSSDDKGPTMACYYGLKIIKELGLPTSKKVRFIVGTDEESGWADMDYYFEHVGLPLPDFGFSPDAEFPIINGEKGNITAYLHFTGENSGAARLHSFAGGLRENMVPESATAIISGDLTDLDSKLAAFVEEYGLKADAEALDNGRVQVTVIGKSAHGSTPEEGVNGATYLAKFLGQFAFDGAAKAYLELAGDTLLEDHEAKKLGVAISDEQMGALSMNAGVFKFDEASSDNTIALNFRYPKNTNPETIKAGLEKLGVEAVSLSEQGHTPHYCPIDDPMVATLLSVYEKHTGLKGYEQVIGGGTFGRLLKRGVAYGAMFPGDVNTMHQANEFIEVEQLYRAAAIYAEAIYELIK from the coding sequence ATGACAGTGAATTTTAGAACAGAAGTAGACAAACGAAAAGACGAGTTTATGGCAGACTTGTTTGATCTTTTGCGCATCAATTCTGAGCGTGACGATAGTCAAGCAGATGCAAAACATCCATTTGGTCCTGGCCCAGTTCATGCCTTGAATAAATTCCTTGAAATTGCAGACCGTGATGGTTATCCAACAACGAATGTAGACAATTATGCAGGGCATTTTGAATTTGGTGAAGGAGATGAAGTTCTCGGAATCTTTGGACACTTAGATGTGGTACCTGCTGGTAGTGGTTGGGATACAGACCCTTACGAACCTCAAATTATTGATGGAAAACTCTTTGCCCGCGGTTCTTCTGATGATAAGGGGCCGACCATGGCTTGCTATTATGGTTTGAAAATCATCAAAGAATTAGGTTTGCCAACTTCTAAGAAAGTTCGTTTTATTGTGGGTACTGATGAAGAGTCAGGTTGGGCGGACATGGATTATTACTTTGAGCATGTGGGACTGCCTTTGCCAGACTTTGGATTCTCACCTGATGCTGAGTTTCCGATTATCAATGGTGAGAAAGGGAACATCACAGCTTATCTGCATTTTACTGGAGAAAATAGCGGAGCTGCTAGATTGCATAGCTTTGCAGGCGGTTTACGTGAGAATATGGTGCCTGAGTCTGCAACAGCTATTATTTCTGGAGACTTGACCGATTTAGATAGTAAACTTGCAGCTTTTGTAGAAGAATACGGTCTAAAAGCTGACGCAGAAGCTCTTGATAACGGCAGGGTGCAAGTAACTGTCATCGGAAAATCAGCCCACGGTTCAACCCCAGAAGAAGGTGTCAACGGAGCAACTTATTTGGCTAAGTTCCTCGGACAGTTTGCCTTTGATGGAGCTGCGAAAGCTTATCTGGAATTGGCAGGTGATACTCTTCTAGAAGATCATGAAGCAAAGAAACTTGGTGTAGCTATTTCCGATGAGCAAATGGGTGCTCTTTCCATGAATGCGGGTGTTTTCAAGTTTGATGAGGCTTCATCTGACAATACCATTGCCCTCAATTTCCGTTATCCTAAAAATACCAATCCTGAAACCATTAAGGCTGGTTTGGAAAAACTAGGGGTAGAGGCTGTTAGCCTTTCTGAGCAGGGACATACACCACACTATTGCCCGATTGATGATCCAATGGTTGCGACCCTCCTATCTGTCTATGAAAAACATACAGGACTAAAAGGTTACGAACAAGTTATCGGTGGTGGAACATTTGGACGCTTGCTCAAACGTGGTGTTGCCTACGGTGCTATGTTCCCTGGTGATGTGAACACGATGCATCAAGCCAATGAGTTTATCGAAGTAGAGCAACTCTATCGTGCGGCTGCTATTTATGCAGAAGCTATTTATGAGTTAATCAAGTAA
- a CDS encoding class I SAM-dependent methyltransferase, whose protein sequence is MSDYVSYNQDRWDRISSKQGNSYTVPISHEEFLRVKNSFLEVSLTVGKMVPLEWFEKARGKKLLGLACGGGQQGPIFAAHGYNTTIMDFSQEQLAKDRLVAERENIDLQAVQADMTNPFPFEDESFDIIFCPVSNVYIEDLTNMWQESYRVLKKGGLLMVGYMNPWIYVFDGDDVWDDLDKPLEPKYSLPFNSRRLEAAGELAINPKYGYEFSHTLEEQIGGQLKAGFAMIDFYESKDSRNRLTQFGTDYLANLSIKR, encoded by the coding sequence ATGAGTGATTACGTAAGTTACAACCAAGACCGTTGGGATCGGATTTCTAGTAAGCAAGGAAACAGCTACACAGTACCTATTAGTCATGAAGAGTTCCTAAGAGTAAAAAACAGTTTCTTAGAAGTTTCTTTAACAGTTGGGAAAATGGTACCGCTAGAATGGTTTGAAAAAGCCCGAGGTAAAAAGCTATTGGGGTTGGCCTGTGGTGGTGGACAACAGGGACCTATTTTTGCTGCGCATGGCTATAACACAACGATTATGGACTTTTCACAAGAGCAGTTAGCCAAAGATAGGCTAGTTGCAGAGCGAGAAAATATAGATTTACAAGCGGTCCAAGCAGATATGACGAATCCCTTTCCTTTTGAAGATGAGAGTTTTGATATTATTTTCTGCCCAGTGTCTAACGTCTACATTGAAGATTTAACAAATATGTGGCAGGAGTCCTATAGAGTCTTGAAAAAAGGTGGTTTGCTGATGGTCGGTTATATGAATCCATGGATCTATGTGTTTGATGGTGATGATGTATGGGATGACCTAGACAAACCTTTAGAGCCTAAATATAGCTTACCTTTCAACTCACGAAGATTGGAGGCGGCAGGCGAACTGGCGATTAATCCCAAATATGGCTATGAATTTAGTCACACACTGGAGGAGCAAATAGGTGGTCAACTCAAGGCAGGTTTTGCTATGATTGATTTCTATGAATCCAAAGATAGTCGTAATCGCTTGACACAATTTGGCACAGACTATCTTGCCAATTTATCCATAAAAAGATAG
- a CDS encoding ABC-F family ATP-binding cassette domain-containing protein, which produces MSILEVKNLSHGFGDRAIFENVSFRLLKGEHIGLVGANGEGKSTFMSIVTGQLQPDEGKVEWSRYVTAGYLDQHAKLEKGQTVRDVLRTAFDELFKTEARINDIYLSMAEEGADIDDLMEEVGELQDRLESRDFYILDAKIDEVARALGVMDYGMDTDVTELSGGQRTKVLLAKLLLEKPDILLLDEPTNYLDAEHIDWLKRYLQNYENAFVLISHDIPFLNDVINIVYHVENQLLTRYTGDYYQFQEVHAMKRAQLEAAYERQQKEIADLQDFVNRNKARVATRNMAMSRQKKLDKMEIIELQAEKPKPNFDFKMARTPSRFIFQTTDLAIGYDRVLNSKPLNLTFERNQKIAIIGANGIGKSTLLKSLLGIISPLGGSVERGEYLELGYFEQEVAGGNRQTPLEAVWDAFPALNQAEVRAALARCGLTSKHIESQIQVLSGGEQAKVRFCLLMNRENNVLVLDEPTNHLDVDAKDELKRALQDYKGSILMVCHEPDFYQDWVDDIWDFNVLT; this is translated from the coding sequence ATGAGTATTTTAGAAGTGAAGAATTTGAGTCACGGTTTTGGTGATCGAGCAATTTTTGAAAATGTATCCTTCCGTCTGTTAAAGGGAGAGCATATTGGACTTGTCGGTGCCAATGGAGAAGGGAAATCAACCTTTATGTCCATCGTGACAGGACAGCTGCAACCAGATGAAGGTAAGGTGGAATGGTCTCGCTACGTGACAGCGGGTTACTTGGATCAACACGCTAAATTGGAGAAAGGACAAACGGTCCGTGATGTTTTGCGAACTGCCTTTGATGAACTATTTAAGACAGAAGCCCGTATCAATGATATTTATCTATCCATGGCAGAAGAAGGAGCAGATATAGATGACCTCATGGAAGAGGTAGGTGAATTGCAAGACCGTTTGGAAAGTCGTGACTTTTATATTTTGGATGCTAAAATTGATGAGGTGGCGCGTGCTCTTGGTGTGATGGATTATGGTATGGATACAGATGTGACTGAGTTGTCTGGTGGACAACGAACCAAGGTTCTTCTAGCGAAGTTGCTTTTGGAAAAACCGGACATCTTGCTGCTTGATGAGCCGACTAACTATCTGGATGCAGAGCACATCGACTGGCTCAAGCGTTACTTGCAAAACTATGAAAATGCCTTTGTCTTGATTTCACATGATATTCCATTCTTGAATGATGTGATTAACATTGTCTACCATGTTGAAAATCAACTCCTGACTCGTTATACAGGGGATTACTACCAATTTCAAGAAGTTCATGCGATGAAACGAGCTCAGTTGGAAGCTGCCTATGAACGTCAACAAAAAGAAATTGCAGACTTACAAGACTTTGTAAATCGAAACAAGGCTCGTGTTGCAACTCGGAATATGGCCATGTCTCGTCAGAAGAAATTGGACAAGATGGAGATCATCGAGCTTCAAGCTGAAAAACCGAAACCAAACTTTGATTTCAAGATGGCTCGTACACCAAGTCGCTTTATTTTCCAGACGACAGATTTGGCAATCGGCTATGATCGTGTCCTAAATAGCAAGCCGCTCAATTTGACCTTTGAACGCAATCAGAAGATTGCTATTATTGGTGCCAATGGTATCGGGAAATCCACTCTTCTCAAGAGTTTACTGGGAATTATCTCACCACTAGGTGGTTCAGTTGAGCGCGGTGAGTACCTTGAACTTGGCTATTTTGAACAAGAAGTAGCAGGAGGAAACCGACAGACACCGTTGGAAGCTGTCTGGGATGCCTTCCCAGCTCTCAATCAGGCAGAAGTTCGTGCGGCTCTCGCCCGTTGCGGTCTGACCTCTAAGCATATCGAAAGTCAAATTCAAGTTCTTTCAGGTGGTGAGCAGGCTAAGGTTCGCTTTTGCCTGTTGATGAACCGAGAAAACAATGTCCTAGTCCTTGATGAGCCGACCAACCACCTAGATGTGGATGCCAAGGACGAACTCAAACGGGCTCTTCAGGATTACAAAGGATCTATCCTCATGGTTTGTCATGAACCTGACTTTTATCAAGATTGGGTGGACGATATTTGGGATTTTAATGTATTAACCTAG
- the glmM gene encoding phosphoglucosamine mutase, with protein MGKYFGTDGVRGEANIELTPELAFKLGRFGGYVLSQHETEVPRVFVARDTRISGQMLEAALIAGLLSVGIHVYRLGVLATPGVAHLVKTEKASAGVMISASHNPAQDNGIKFFASDGFKLDDALEAEIEGLLDAEEDTLPRPSAQGLGDVVEYPEGLRKYQQFLVSAGIELEGMKVALDTANGAASTSARQVFADLGADLTVMAENPDGLNINEGVGSTHPEQLQKLVRETGSRIGLAFDGDSDRLIAVDENGDLVDGDRIMYIIGKYLADRGLLAKNTIVTTVMSNLGFHKALDREGIEKAVTAVGDRYVVEEMRKEGYNVGGEQSGHVILMDYNTTGDGQLTAVQLTKIMQETGKTLSELAAEVTIYPQKLVNIRVENSMKDKSMEVPAIAAIIEKMEAEMAGNGRILVRPSGTEPLLRVMAEAPTDAEVDYYVNTIADVVRAEIGLD; from the coding sequence ATGGGTAAATATTTTGGTACAGATGGTGTTCGAGGAGAAGCGAACATTGAATTAACGCCGGAATTGGCGTTTAAATTAGGACGTTTCGGTGGTTATGTACTTAGCCAGCATGAGACGGAAGTCCCTCGCGTTTTTGTAGCGCGTGATACACGGATTTCAGGGCAGATGTTGGAAGCTGCTTTGATTGCCGGTCTCCTATCAGTAGGAATTCATGTTTATAGGTTGGGTGTTTTGGCAACACCAGGTGTTGCCCACTTGGTAAAAACAGAGAAAGCCAGTGCAGGAGTTATGATTTCTGCCAGCCACAATCCAGCTCAGGATAATGGCATTAAGTTTTTTGCCAGTGATGGTTTCAAATTGGATGATGCTTTGGAAGCGGAGATTGAAGGGCTTCTTGATGCAGAAGAAGATACTCTTCCACGCCCATCTGCTCAAGGGTTAGGGGATGTAGTAGAATACCCAGAAGGTTTGCGCAAGTATCAACAATTCCTTGTATCAGCGGGTATAGAATTGGAAGGAATGAAGGTTGCACTTGATACGGCAAATGGTGCTGCCTCAACCTCTGCTCGTCAGGTTTTTGCAGACTTGGGCGCAGATTTAACTGTCATGGCTGAAAATCCAGATGGACTCAACATTAACGAAGGTGTCGGTTCAACACATCCGGAGCAGCTTCAAAAATTAGTCAGGGAAACGGGAAGTCGAATCGGTCTTGCCTTTGACGGAGATAGTGACCGTTTGATTGCAGTTGATGAGAATGGAGATCTAGTAGATGGCGATCGCATCATGTATATCATTGGCAAGTACCTTGCTGATAGAGGGCTTTTGGCTAAAAATACGATTGTGACAACGGTCATGTCCAATCTTGGTTTCCATAAGGCTTTAGATCGTGAAGGGATTGAAAAAGCTGTGACCGCAGTTGGCGACCGTTATGTGGTAGAAGAAATGCGTAAGGAAGGTTACAATGTTGGTGGTGAGCAGTCGGGACATGTCATCCTTATGGATTACAACACCACAGGTGACGGACAGCTAACCGCTGTGCAATTAACAAAAATTATGCAAGAAACAGGCAAAACATTGTCAGAATTAGCAGCAGAAGTAACTATCTATCCACAAAAATTAGTCAATATCCGTGTGGAAAATAGCATGAAGGATAAGTCGATGGAAGTGCCTGCTATTGCAGCTATTATTGAGAAAATGGAAGCTGAAATGGCAGGAAATGGACGCATTTTAGTCCGTCCGAGTGGTACTGAGCCACTCTTGCGAGTCATGGCAGAAGCACCAACGGATGCCGAGGTTGATTACTATGTTAATACAATTGCAGATGTGGTGCGTGCAGAAATTGGCTTGGACTAA
- a CDS encoding CdaR family protein — protein MHDKFKAVGHLVLSVFLALLLFFYATTTNYKTSESSAKNKESETYVHTLNNVPIEIDYDTSKYFISGFSSTVAVELRGSNRVLLQRESAELTRTFQVIANLKKVSAGTQTVKLQLANLPAGVSATLAPDTITVKIGKRVSKAFPVEGRVYSNQLAEGYSLSKVSVNLDTVKVTTDEETMAKIDRIEAVAMDVSNLSEDYSGVAKLRAVDADGNVLPVVLSQTEVNMQVALTKTK, from the coding sequence ATGCACGATAAATTTAAGGCGGTCGGCCACTTAGTCTTATCAGTTTTTCTAGCTTTGTTGCTCTTTTTCTATGCAACAACTACCAACTATAAAACATCAGAATCATCAGCAAAAAATAAAGAATCAGAAACCTATGTGCATACCTTGAATAACGTGCCGATTGAGATAGATTACGATACGAGCAAGTATTTTATTTCAGGCTTTTCATCAACAGTAGCAGTTGAGTTGCGTGGCTCCAATCGCGTTCTGTTGCAGCGAGAATCTGCAGAATTGACTCGAACTTTTCAAGTTATTGCAAATCTAAAGAAGGTAAGCGCTGGAACGCAGACAGTTAAACTCCAATTAGCCAATTTGCCAGCAGGAGTGAGTGCGACTTTAGCGCCTGATACCATCACTGTCAAGATTGGTAAACGAGTGAGCAAGGCTTTTCCAGTTGAAGGACGAGTCTACAGCAATCAGTTGGCAGAAGGCTATAGTCTGTCCAAGGTTTCTGTTAATTTAGATACGGTCAAGGTGACGACTGATGAGGAGACCATGGCTAAGATTGACCGTATTGAAGCCGTAGCCATGGATGTTAGCAACTTGTCTGAGGACTATAGTGGGGTTGCTAAGTTGCGCGCAGTTGATGCAGATGGTAATGTCTTGCCGGTTGTTCTTTCACAAACAGAAGTTAATATGCAAGTTGCACTTACAAAAACAAAATAA
- the cdaA gene encoding diadenylate cyclase CdaA gives MLNFNQLLDAGYWSSLIVSPWTALLHLIDIGIVVYLIYNFSKAIAGTKIMTLIRGVFLFIIAQIVASLFGLQTIAWLMNQVITYGVIAAVVIFAPELRAMLEKLGRTTQIFTANTVSAEEKLIDAILKSVAYMSPRKIGALVAVERARTLQEYRATGIPLNADVSRELLINIFIPNTPLHDGAVIVKEDKVAVACAYLPLSESAGISKEFGTRHRAAIGLSEVSDAFVFIVSEETGSISIAHNGVFKHDLTLEEFEAELRSTFISEHADKQPIWKRLGGSKHAR, from the coding sequence ATGTTAAACTTTAACCAGTTATTAGATGCGGGGTATTGGTCGAGTCTGATTGTTAGTCCATGGACCGCCTTACTTCACTTAATTGATATTGGCATTGTTGTTTATTTAATTTATAATTTTAGTAAGGCTATTGCAGGCACTAAAATTATGACCTTGATTCGTGGGGTTTTTCTGTTTATCATTGCTCAGATTGTGGCTAGTTTATTTGGCTTGCAGACTATTGCTTGGTTGATGAATCAAGTCATAACTTACGGAGTTATTGCGGCAGTTGTTATTTTTGCACCAGAGTTGCGCGCTATGTTGGAAAAGCTTGGCCGTACAACTCAGATTTTTACCGCAAATACTGTGAGTGCAGAAGAGAAGTTAATTGATGCCATTCTCAAGTCGGTGGCCTATATGTCACCGCGGAAAATCGGAGCACTTGTAGCAGTTGAACGAGCACGAACCTTGCAAGAATACAGGGCGACAGGAATCCCTCTAAATGCGGATGTGTCACGGGAATTACTGATTAACATTTTCATTCCCAATACACCGCTTCACGATGGTGCTGTTATCGTTAAAGAAGATAAGGTAGCAGTTGCTTGTGCCTATTTGCCGTTGTCAGAAAGTGCAGGAATCTCAAAGGAGTTTGGTACTCGCCATCGTGCAGCTATCGGCTTGTCTGAAGTCTCAGATGCCTTTGTCTTTATCGTTTCGGAAGAGACAGGGAGCATCTCAATTGCTCACAATGGAGTCTTCAAGCATGATTTGACGCTTGAAGAATTTGAAGCTGAATTGCGCTCCACTTTTATTTCTGAACATGCAGACAAACAGCCTATTTGGAAACGATTGGGAGGAAGCAAACATGCACGATAA
- the murT gene encoding lipid II isoglutaminyl synthase subunit MurT translates to MKINTLLGMIAGKTSQFVLSKLGRGTTLPGKIALAFDKDILNSLAKDYEIVVITGTNGKTLTTALTVGILQEAFGEITTNTSGANMITGITATFLSAPKNKNGKKIAVLEIDEASLTRVTDFIKPSLIVFTNIFRDQMDRYGEIYTTYQMILDGAAKVPTATILANGDSPLFNSTTIINPVKYYGFATEEHEPRLAHYNTEGVLCPHCHQIIRYKLNTYANLGSYTCSNCEFSRPELDYKLTKLKEITNTSSSFVIDDQDYRINIGGLYNIYNALAAVSVAEFFGVPSEKIKAGFDKSKAVFGRQETFKLGNKDCTLVLIKNPVGATQAMEMIKLAPYEFSLSVLLNAHYADGIDTSWIWDADFEQISQMKIPQIFAGGVRSSEIARRLRVTGYPENQIVEKSKLEDIINLIEHSSSQHAYILATYTAMLEFRDLLAQRQAVGKEMK, encoded by the coding sequence ATGAAAATAAATACATTACTAGGGATGATAGCAGGAAAAACTTCCCAATTTGTTTTAAGTAAACTCGGTCGTGGAACAACCTTGCCAGGAAAAATTGCTCTTGCATTCGATAAAGATATTCTAAACAGTTTGGCAAAGGATTATGAAATCGTTGTTATCACTGGCACAAATGGTAAAACTTTAACAACTGCGCTAACAGTCGGTATTCTTCAGGAGGCTTTTGGGGAAATTACCACTAACACCAGTGGAGCCAATATGATTACAGGGATTACGGCTACCTTTTTGTCTGCCCCCAAAAATAAAAATGGCAAAAAAATTGCTGTGTTGGAAATTGATGAAGCCAGTCTTACAAGAGTGACTGACTTTATCAAGCCAAGCCTGATTGTATTCACTAATATCTTCCGCGATCAGATGGATCGTTACGGTGAGATTTATACGACTTACCAGATGATCTTAGATGGAGCTGCAAAGGTACCAACCGCCACTATTTTAGCTAACGGTGACAGTCCGCTTTTCAACTCAACGACAATCATCAATCCAGTCAAATACTACGGTTTTGCGACAGAAGAACATGAGCCTCGCTTGGCCCATTACAATACCGAAGGCGTACTCTGTCCACATTGCCATCAAATTATTCGGTATAAGCTCAATACCTATGCAAATCTTGGAAGCTATACTTGTAGCAATTGTGAATTTAGCAGACCTGAATTAGATTATAAGCTGACCAAGCTCAAAGAAATCACCAATACTTCTTCTTCCTTTGTTATTGATGATCAAGACTATAGAATCAATATCGGTGGTCTCTACAATATTTACAACGCTCTTGCAGCAGTCAGTGTCGCAGAGTTCTTTGGGGTTCCATCTGAGAAAATTAAAGCTGGCTTTGACAAGAGTAAGGCGGTTTTTGGTCGTCAAGAGACCTTCAAACTAGGCAACAAGGACTGTACCCTCGTCCTCATTAAGAATCCGGTCGGTGCAACTCAGGCTATGGAGATGATAAAGTTAGCTCCTTATGAATTTAGCTTGTCTGTTCTTCTCAATGCTCATTATGCTGATGGTATTGATACTAGCTGGATATGGGATGCCGATTTTGAGCAGATTTCACAGATGAAGATTCCTCAAATTTTTGCAGGCGGAGTTCGTTCTTCAGAGATTGCTCGCCGTCTTCGCGTCACTGGTTATCCAGAAAATCAGATTGTTGAGAAGTCAAAATTGGAAGACATCATCAACTTGATTGAACACTCCAGCAGTCAACATGCTTACATACTAGCGACCTACACTGCCATGTTGGAATTCCGTGACTTACTAGCCCAGCGCCAAGCTGTTGGAAAGGAAATGAAATAA